A window of the Ostrea edulis chromosome 1, xbOstEdul1.1, whole genome shotgun sequence genome harbors these coding sequences:
- the LOC125666259 gene encoding uncharacterized protein LOC125666259 isoform X2, producing the protein MVFRAESEDVNSGSINSICVVQHGFPSTTKPVHHKTLCQLLTQRIDTDIGNEQQVKKGEIIKASIEENNNVALDLKNDSRERMNKNNNGFSRMTGSAPHNSSENINWLNDGSSNQSSPPRPSEGMISNVSSIGSESLSTTMLASAASPGNMSGVFRPPLNETTSRLLTHGNSQYPSLYSTGGSASSSISPYSLQGHSPSTVQGPHLQSLAHYNTYYQHPYNLQRSGILTGPYPQIESYSAVLQSMGTVVQQTSHTQIPRNTYGPVTQYSGLSSSHPRSMSASVSPSPDAHHGASQPEMSLTEMKREKLQEEHDMLSRLKDERAQSLSSIEFSGGKSVSFKDPPRRESHREASYKVPSGKEGSLKHRILTRPSDSAIQSSHLDSRFSTYTGDEPALKRSKNNHGGVSTKHSMDEGPNVHSMMPQSSMRQSPAMTQGSGPQLHYPPHFMKGSIIQLSNGELKRVEDLQTDDFVQSAEISSDLKIDSSTVVKIEFNPDHSTAILGFVVGEHKVQVTVEATLEHPFFVFGQGWSSCEPDRSLHRYGLDCQKLSVGDVCISLTHKDVQERAAEISQQQQQELKDSPHRSSLRNSTSMLSPAHKRSSPNDPEGRPRKHHLSSMSSPKDNVEIKQENPHYSVT; encoded by the exons AATCAGAAGATGTGAATTCAGGATCCATTAATTCGATTTGTGTTGTACAACATGGTTTCCCTTCAACCACAAAACCTGTGCATCACAAGACACTTTGTCAGCTGCTGACACAAAGGATTGACACCGACATTGGCAATGAGCAGCAAGTAaagaaaggggagataatcaaagCTAGTATAGAGGAAAACAATAATGTGGCACTGGACCTGAAAAATGACAGTAGAGAACGGatgaataaaaacaacaatggcTTCAGTAGAATGACTGGAAGTGCTCCTCATAATAGCAGTGAAAATATCAATTGGCTAAACGATGGCTCTAGCAATCAGTCTTCACCACCGAGGCCTTCCGAAGGTATGATAAGTAATGTCAGCAGCATAGGAAGTGAATCCCTTTCTACCACCATGTTAGCTTCTGCAGCCTCTCCAGGTAATATGTCAGGGGTTTTCCGACCGCCATTGAATGAAACTACTTCTAGACTTCTAACCCATGGAAATAGTCAATATCCGAGTCTATATTCAACTGGAGGTAGTGCGAGCAGTTCCATTTCTCCTTACTCACTGCAGGGACACAGTCCCTCTACAGTACAAGGACCACACTTACAATCTCTGGCACATTATAATACATATTATCAGCatccatataatttgcaaagaTCAGGTATCCTGACAGGACCTTATCCTCAAATTGAGTCGTACTCGGCTGTGTTACAAAGCATGGGCACTGTTGTGCAACAGACTTCACACACTCAAATTCCACGCAATACATATGGTCCGGTGACACAGTATTCAGGGCTCAGTAGCTCTCACCCACGCTCGATGTCTGCATCAGTGTCTCCGAGCCCTGATGCTCACCATGGAGCCAGCCAACCGGAGATGAGTCTCACAGAAATGAAAAGAGAAAAATTACAAGAGGAACACGATATGTTGTCTCGTCTGAAAGATGAGCGTGCTCAAAGTCTTTCATCTATTGAATTTTCTGGAGGAAAATCTGTATCATTTAAGGACCCACCTCGTCGGGAATCTCACCGCGAGGCCAGCTACAAAGTGCCTAGTGGAAAGGAGGGGAGTTTAAAACACCGTATTCTTACTCGCCCTTCAGACAGTGCAATACAGAGTTCTCATTTAGACTCGAGGTTCTCTACCTACACGGGTGATGAACCAGCCCTTAAACGATCAAAAAATAATCATGGTGGGGTGTCAACCAAACATTCCATGGACGAGGGTCCCAATGTGCACTCCATGATGCCTCAGTCCTCCATGCGACAGAGCCCAGCCATGACCCAGGGCTCGGGTCCACAGTTACATTACCCTCCCCATTTCATGAAAGGATCAATTATACAGCTTAGTAATGGTGAATTAAAACGAGTGGAGGACTTGCAAACAGATGATTTTGTACAGAGTGCAGAAATCAGCAGTGATCTCAAAATAGATTCCAGTACTGTGgtgaaaattgaatttaatcCCGACCACAGTACAGCCATTCTTGGCTTTGTGGTTGGGGAACACAAAGTGCAG gTGACTGTGGAAGCTACGCTGGAGCACCCCTTCTTTGTCTTTGGACAAGGCTGGTCCTCGTGTGAGCCAGACAGAAGTCTTCACCGCTATGGTTTGGATTGCCAGAAGCTCTCCGTCGGGGATGTCTGCATCTCCTTAACACATAAAGATGTACAGGAGCGGGCAGCAGAAATCTCCCAGCAACAACAGCAGGAGCTGAAAGATTCACCTCACAGGTCATCCCTCAGAAATTCCACCTCCATGCTAAGCCCTGCCCACAAGAGAAGCTCCCCCAATGATCCCGAGGGTCGCCCTAGGAAGCACCATCTTTCCTCCATGTCCAGTCCAAAAGACAATGTAGAAATTAAACAAGAGAACCCCCATTATAGTGTTACCTGA
- the LOC125666259 gene encoding uncharacterized protein LOC125666259 isoform X3, with the protein MNKNNNGFSRMTGSAPHNSSENINWLNDGSSNQSSPPRPSEGMISNVSSIGSESLSTTMLASAASPGNMSGVFRPPLNETTSRLLTHGNSQYPSLYSTGGSASSSISPYSLQGHSPSTVQGPHLQSLAHYNTYYQHPYNLQRSGILTGPYPQIESYSAVLQSMGTVVQQTSHTQIPRNTYGPVTQYSGLSSSHPRSMSASVSPSPDAHHGASQPEMSLTEMKREKLQEEHDMLSRLKDERAQSLSSIEFSGGKSVSFKDPPRRESHREASYKVPSGKEGSLKHRILTRPSDSAIQSSHLDSRFSTYTGDEPALKRSKNNHGGVSTKHSMDEGPNVHSMMPQSSMRQSPAMTQGSGPQLHYPPHFMKGSIIQLSNGELKRVEDLQTDDFVQSAEISSDLKIDSSTVVKIEFNPDHSTAILGFVVGEHKVQVTVEATLEHPFFVFGQGWSSCEPDRSLHRYGLDCQKLSVGDVCISLTHKDVQERAAEISQQQQQELKDSPHRSSLRNSTSMLSPAHKRSSPNDPEGRPRKHHLSSMSSPKDNVEIKQENPHYSVT; encoded by the exons atgaataaaaacaacaatggcTTCAGTAGAATGACTGGAAGTGCTCCTCATAATAGCAGTGAAAATATCAATTGGCTAAACGATGGCTCTAGCAATCAGTCTTCACCACCGAGGCCTTCCGAAGGTATGATAAGTAATGTCAGCAGCATAGGAAGTGAATCCCTTTCTACCACCATGTTAGCTTCTGCAGCCTCTCCAGGTAATATGTCAGGGGTTTTCCGACCGCCATTGAATGAAACTACTTCTAGACTTCTAACCCATGGAAATAGTCAATATCCGAGTCTATATTCAACTGGAGGTAGTGCGAGCAGTTCCATTTCTCCTTACTCACTGCAGGGACACAGTCCCTCTACAGTACAAGGACCACACTTACAATCTCTGGCACATTATAATACATATTATCAGCatccatataatttgcaaagaTCAGGTATCCTGACAGGACCTTATCCTCAAATTGAGTCGTACTCGGCTGTGTTACAAAGCATGGGCACTGTTGTGCAACAGACTTCACACACTCAAATTCCACGCAATACATATGGTCCGGTGACACAGTATTCAGGGCTCAGTAGCTCTCACCCACGCTCGATGTCTGCATCAGTGTCTCCGAGCCCTGATGCTCACCATGGAGCCAGCCAACCGGAGATGAGTCTCACAGAAATGAAAAGAGAAAAATTACAAGAGGAACACGATATGTTGTCTCGTCTGAAAGATGAGCGTGCTCAAAGTCTTTCATCTATTGAATTTTCTGGAGGAAAATCTGTATCATTTAAGGACCCACCTCGTCGGGAATCTCACCGCGAGGCCAGCTACAAAGTGCCTAGTGGAAAGGAGGGGAGTTTAAAACACCGTATTCTTACTCGCCCTTCAGACAGTGCAATACAGAGTTCTCATTTAGACTCGAGGTTCTCTACCTACACGGGTGATGAACCAGCCCTTAAACGATCAAAAAATAATCATGGTGGGGTGTCAACCAAACATTCCATGGACGAGGGTCCCAATGTGCACTCCATGATGCCTCAGTCCTCCATGCGACAGAGCCCAGCCATGACCCAGGGCTCGGGTCCACAGTTACATTACCCTCCCCATTTCATGAAAGGATCAATTATACAGCTTAGTAATGGTGAATTAAAACGAGTGGAGGACTTGCAAACAGATGATTTTGTACAGAGTGCAGAAATCAGCAGTGATCTCAAAATAGATTCCAGTACTGTGgtgaaaattgaatttaatcCCGACCACAGTACAGCCATTCTTGGCTTTGTGGTTGGGGAACACAAAGTGCAG gTGACTGTGGAAGCTACGCTGGAGCACCCCTTCTTTGTCTTTGGACAAGGCTGGTCCTCGTGTGAGCCAGACAGAAGTCTTCACCGCTATGGTTTGGATTGCCAGAAGCTCTCCGTCGGGGATGTCTGCATCTCCTTAACACATAAAGATGTACAGGAGCGGGCAGCAGAAATCTCCCAGCAACAACAGCAGGAGCTGAAAGATTCACCTCACAGGTCATCCCTCAGAAATTCCACCTCCATGCTAAGCCCTGCCCACAAGAGAAGCTCCCCCAATGATCCCGAGGGTCGCCCTAGGAAGCACCATCTTTCCTCCATGTCCAGTCCAAAAGACAATGTAGAAATTAAACAAGAGAACCCCCATTATAGTGTTACCTGA
- the LOC125666259 gene encoding uncharacterized protein LOC125666259 isoform X1 — protein MPIGEESEDVNSGSINSICVVQHGFPSTTKPVHHKTLCQLLTQRIDTDIGNEQQVKKGEIIKASIEENNNVALDLKNDSRERMNKNNNGFSRMTGSAPHNSSENINWLNDGSSNQSSPPRPSEGMISNVSSIGSESLSTTMLASAASPGNMSGVFRPPLNETTSRLLTHGNSQYPSLYSTGGSASSSISPYSLQGHSPSTVQGPHLQSLAHYNTYYQHPYNLQRSGILTGPYPQIESYSAVLQSMGTVVQQTSHTQIPRNTYGPVTQYSGLSSSHPRSMSASVSPSPDAHHGASQPEMSLTEMKREKLQEEHDMLSRLKDERAQSLSSIEFSGGKSVSFKDPPRRESHREASYKVPSGKEGSLKHRILTRPSDSAIQSSHLDSRFSTYTGDEPALKRSKNNHGGVSTKHSMDEGPNVHSMMPQSSMRQSPAMTQGSGPQLHYPPHFMKGSIIQLSNGELKRVEDLQTDDFVQSAEISSDLKIDSSTVVKIEFNPDHSTAILGFVVGEHKVQVTVEATLEHPFFVFGQGWSSCEPDRSLHRYGLDCQKLSVGDVCISLTHKDVQERAAEISQQQQQELKDSPHRSSLRNSTSMLSPAHKRSSPNDPEGRPRKHHLSSMSSPKDNVEIKQENPHYSVT, from the exons AATCAGAAGATGTGAATTCAGGATCCATTAATTCGATTTGTGTTGTACAACATGGTTTCCCTTCAACCACAAAACCTGTGCATCACAAGACACTTTGTCAGCTGCTGACACAAAGGATTGACACCGACATTGGCAATGAGCAGCAAGTAaagaaaggggagataatcaaagCTAGTATAGAGGAAAACAATAATGTGGCACTGGACCTGAAAAATGACAGTAGAGAACGGatgaataaaaacaacaatggcTTCAGTAGAATGACTGGAAGTGCTCCTCATAATAGCAGTGAAAATATCAATTGGCTAAACGATGGCTCTAGCAATCAGTCTTCACCACCGAGGCCTTCCGAAGGTATGATAAGTAATGTCAGCAGCATAGGAAGTGAATCCCTTTCTACCACCATGTTAGCTTCTGCAGCCTCTCCAGGTAATATGTCAGGGGTTTTCCGACCGCCATTGAATGAAACTACTTCTAGACTTCTAACCCATGGAAATAGTCAATATCCGAGTCTATATTCAACTGGAGGTAGTGCGAGCAGTTCCATTTCTCCTTACTCACTGCAGGGACACAGTCCCTCTACAGTACAAGGACCACACTTACAATCTCTGGCACATTATAATACATATTATCAGCatccatataatttgcaaagaTCAGGTATCCTGACAGGACCTTATCCTCAAATTGAGTCGTACTCGGCTGTGTTACAAAGCATGGGCACTGTTGTGCAACAGACTTCACACACTCAAATTCCACGCAATACATATGGTCCGGTGACACAGTATTCAGGGCTCAGTAGCTCTCACCCACGCTCGATGTCTGCATCAGTGTCTCCGAGCCCTGATGCTCACCATGGAGCCAGCCAACCGGAGATGAGTCTCACAGAAATGAAAAGAGAAAAATTACAAGAGGAACACGATATGTTGTCTCGTCTGAAAGATGAGCGTGCTCAAAGTCTTTCATCTATTGAATTTTCTGGAGGAAAATCTGTATCATTTAAGGACCCACCTCGTCGGGAATCTCACCGCGAGGCCAGCTACAAAGTGCCTAGTGGAAAGGAGGGGAGTTTAAAACACCGTATTCTTACTCGCCCTTCAGACAGTGCAATACAGAGTTCTCATTTAGACTCGAGGTTCTCTACCTACACGGGTGATGAACCAGCCCTTAAACGATCAAAAAATAATCATGGTGGGGTGTCAACCAAACATTCCATGGACGAGGGTCCCAATGTGCACTCCATGATGCCTCAGTCCTCCATGCGACAGAGCCCAGCCATGACCCAGGGCTCGGGTCCACAGTTACATTACCCTCCCCATTTCATGAAAGGATCAATTATACAGCTTAGTAATGGTGAATTAAAACGAGTGGAGGACTTGCAAACAGATGATTTTGTACAGAGTGCAGAAATCAGCAGTGATCTCAAAATAGATTCCAGTACTGTGgtgaaaattgaatttaatcCCGACCACAGTACAGCCATTCTTGGCTTTGTGGTTGGGGAACACAAAGTGCAG gTGACTGTGGAAGCTACGCTGGAGCACCCCTTCTTTGTCTTTGGACAAGGCTGGTCCTCGTGTGAGCCAGACAGAAGTCTTCACCGCTATGGTTTGGATTGCCAGAAGCTCTCCGTCGGGGATGTCTGCATCTCCTTAACACATAAAGATGTACAGGAGCGGGCAGCAGAAATCTCCCAGCAACAACAGCAGGAGCTGAAAGATTCACCTCACAGGTCATCCCTCAGAAATTCCACCTCCATGCTAAGCCCTGCCCACAAGAGAAGCTCCCCCAATGATCCCGAGGGTCGCCCTAGGAAGCACCATCTTTCCTCCATGTCCAGTCCAAAAGACAATGTAGAAATTAAACAAGAGAACCCCCATTATAGTGTTACCTGA